Proteins encoded in a region of the Vicia villosa cultivar HV-30 ecotype Madison, WI linkage group LG5, Vvil1.0, whole genome shotgun sequence genome:
- the LOC131606850 gene encoding uncharacterized protein LOC131606850: MSTDNTESLHLWAYNTRPVGAHWLLLAINPIREVVYYLNSVNGEWTNYQAMKDIVDLSIQVFRSQRDAQVSRTKSNNITWIQVQCPQQRNSYDCGYFVLRYMKEILQANQLEIPLTYLDEFRATAYPKLKLEEIKEDLCQFYIKRFFM, translated from the exons atgtccaccgacaatacagaaagtctgcatctttgggcgtataatacccgaccagtagg agcacactggttgctgcttgctatcaaccctataagggaagtcgtgtattatctgaattcggtaaatggtgaatggaccaattatcaggccatgaaggacatcgttgattt atcaatacaagtgttccgaagtcaacgggacgcacaggtatcccgaactaaatctaacaacattacttggatccaagtgcag tgtccgcaacagcgaaacagttacgattgcggatactttgttttgaggtatatgaaagaaatccttcaggcgaatcaattagagattccgctcacg taccttgacgaattccgtgctactgcgtacccgaagcttaagttggaagaaatcaaagaagatttgtgtcaattttatattaagcgctttttcatgtag